From a single Brassica rapa cultivar Chiifu-401-42 chromosome A01, CAAS_Brap_v3.01, whole genome shotgun sequence genomic region:
- the LOC103842278 gene encoding nuclear pore complex protein NUP107 yields MEMDMDTSPSYFDPEVLSVRDQFRRYRKRHSTSPPHEEVSSLNVSENRLLYDGDHIHSPTNTALLLENIKEEVDSFHTGLYEAEAVSAVSRRESGGDEGMFRRVESQSLKACKVENDELAESGDTTFALFASLFDSALQGLMPIPDLILRLEDSCRDVSQSIRYGSDIRHRVVEDKLMRQKAQLLLGEAASWSLLWNLYGKATEEVPQELITSPSTSHLEACQFVVNDHTAQLCLRIVLWLEDLASKSLDLERKVRGSHVGTYLPNAGVWHHTQRYLKKAGSAADTVRHLDFDAPTREHARLLPDDKKQDESLLEDVWILLRAGRIEEACDLCRSAGQPWRAATLCPFSGMDMFPSVDALVKNGKNRTLQAIELESGFGNQLRLWKWASYCASEKIAEQDGGKHEVAVFANQCSNLNRILPICTDWESACWAMAKSWLDVQVDLELAQSKPGLTEKFRSCLDESPETMQNGRLASLGPEDWPLHVLNQQPRDLPALLQKLHSGEMVHDAVVRGCKEQHRQIQMTLMSGNISHLLDIIWSWIAPLEDDQSNFRPHGDPHMIKFGAHVVLVLRYMLADEIKDREKLSNVGDLILHMYSMFLFSKQHEELVGIYASQLARHRCIELFVHMMELRMHSSVHVKFKIFLSAMEYLPFSHVDDSQGNFEEIVDRVLSRSREIKLAKYDPSVDVAEQHRQQSLQKAIAIQWLCFTPPSTIKDVKDVTSKLLLRSLMHSNILFREFALIAMWRVPATPVGAHTLLSFLAEPLKQLSENPDTLEDYVSENLQEFQDWNEYYSCDAKYRNWLKFQLENAEVTELSEEENQKAVVAAKETLDSSLSLLLRKDNPWLTFLEDDVFESEENMFLELHATAMLCLPSGECLRPDATVCAALMSALYASVTEEVVLDRQLMVNVSISSRDSYCIEVVLRCLATEGDGLGPHNANDGGILSSVAAAAFKGELTRFQAGVTMDISRLDAWYSSKEGSLETPATYILRGLCRRCCLPELVLRSMQVSVCLMESGNPPEDHDELIELVASDETGFISLFSQQQLQEFMLFEREYRLSQLELQEELSSS; encoded by the exons ATGGAAATGGATATGGACACCTCTCCCAGCTACTTCGACCCCGAGGTCCTCAGCGTCAGAGATCAATTCCGTCGCTACCG GAAGAGACACTCTACATCGCCGCCGCATGAGGAAGTCTCGAGTCTGAATGTTAGTGAGAATAGGTTGCTGTACGATGGGGATCACATCCATAGTCCGACGAACACTGCCTTGCTTCTTGAGAACATTAAAGAAGAGGTTGATAGCTTTCACACCGGTCTTTACGAAGCTGAAGCGGTCTCTGCTGTTTCCAGGAGGGAGAGTGGTGGAGATGAGGGTATGTTTCGGAGAGTAGAGAGTCAGTCGCTGAAGGCTTGCAAGGTTGAGAATGATGAGTTGGCGGAGAGTGGGGATACGACCTTTGCTCTGTTTGCTTCTTTATTTGATTCTGCTCTTCAAG GACTGATGCCAATTCCTGATCTAATATTGAGACTTGAGGATTCATGCAGGGATGTTTCACAGTCGATTAG GTATGGATCAGATATAAGACATCGGGTTGTGGAGGATAAACTTATGAGACAGAAGGCTCAGCTTTTGCTTGGCGAGGCTGCCTCCTGGTCACTTTTATGGAACCTATATGGAAAAG CTACGGAAGAAGTTCCGCAGGAATTGATTACG TCCCCATCAACATCTCATTTGGAGGCTTGTCAGTTTGTTGTAAACGACCATACAGCTCAGCTATGCCTTCGGATTGTCCTGTGGCTGGAAGATCTAGCTTCAAAATCACTTGATTTGGAAAGAAAG GTGCGGGGATCTCATGTGGGTACTTATCTTCCTAACGCTGGAGTGTGGCATCATACACAAAGATACCTCAAGAAAGCTGGCTCTGCCGCTGACACTGTACGCCATTTGGATTTTGATGCCCCAACTCGTGAACATGCTCGTCTTCTTCCTGATGACAAA AAACAAGATGAATCTCTTCTTGAggatgtttggattttgttaaGGGCTGGAAGAATAGAGGAGGCATGTGATCTCTGCAGGTCCGCTGGGCAG CCATGGAGAGCTGCAACTCTATGCCCTTTTTCTGGAATGGACATGTTTCCGTCTGTTGACGCACTGGTAAAGAATGGGAAAAATAGGACTCTCCAGGCTATTGAACTGGAAAGTGGCTTTGGCAATCAACTGCGTCTTTGGAAATGGGCTTCGTACTGTGCATCAGAG AAAATTGCAGAGCAGGATGGCGGCAAACATGAAGTTGCTGTTTTTGCAAACCAGTGCAGCAACCTGAACCGCATCTTGCCAATTTGTACTGATTGGGAG TCAGCTTGCTGGGCGATGGCAAAATCATGGCTTGATGTTCAAGTTGATCTAGAGCTCGCCCAATCGAAGCCAGGCTTGACAGAAAAGTTTAGAAGTTGTCTTGATGAAAGCCCTGAAACTATGCAAAATGGTCGTCTGGCTTCACTTGGGCCAGAAGATTGGCCGCTCCACGTTCTAAACCAGCAACCCCGTGACCTTCCTGCTCTTCTTCAGAAACTCCATTCAGG GGAAATGGTACACGATGCTGTTGTCAGGGGATGCAAAGAGCAGCACCGGCAAATTCAG ATGACCCTTATGTCGGGGAATATCTCGCATCTTCTTGATATAATATGGTCATGGATCGCGCCCTTAGAAGATGATCAAAGCAACTTTAG GCCCCATGGCGATCCTCATATGATAAAGTTCGGTGCTCACGTGGTGCTTGTTCTTAGGTATATGCTTGCCGATGAAATCAAGGACAGGGAGAAGCTCAGTAATGTTGGTGATCTTATTCTTCATAT GTATTCGATGTTTCTATTTTCAAAACAACATGAAGAACTAGTAGGAATATATGCGTCTCAGCTTGCTCGTCATCGCTGCATCGAACTTTTTGTACACATGATGGAGCTAAGGATGCATAGCAG CGTACATGTGAAGTTCAAAATCTTCCTTTCCGCTATGGAATACTTGCCATTCTCTCACGTGGATGACTCACAAGGAAATTTTGAGGAAATAGTTGACAG GGTTTTGTCAAGATCCCGGGAAATCAAACTTGCAAAATATGATCCCTCCGTTGATGTTGCAGAGCAGCATCGTCAACAGAGTCTTCAAAAAGCCATAGCCATTCAGTGGCTCTGTTTTACACCTCCATCTACTATAAAGGATGTCAAGGATGTTACTTCCAAATTGCTCCTGCGATCTTTGATGCACAG CAACATACTTTTCCGAGAGTTTGCTTTGATCGCCATGTGGAGGGTGCCTGCAACTCCGGTGGGTGCACACACGCTTCTTAGTTTTCTTGCTGAACCTCTGAAGCAACTCTCAGAGAATCCAGATACACTCGAGGATTATGTTTCCGAGAATTTGCAGGAGTTCCAAGACTGG AATGAGTATTATTCCTGTGACGCAAAATATCGCAACTGGCTCAAATTCCAATTAGAGAATGCTGAAGTCACTGAACTGTCAGAAGAGGAAAATCAAAAAGCTGTAGTAGCAGCCAAAGAGACTTTGGATTCTTCTTTGTCACTGCTCCTCA GAAAAGACAATCCTTGGTTGACATTTCTCGAAGACGATGTATTCGAATCAGAAGAAAATATGTTCCTTGAGTTGCATGCAACTGCGATGCTCTGTTTGCCTTCTGGTGAATGTTTGCGCCCAGATGCCACTGTTTGTGCGGCATTGATGAGTGCGCTTTACGCTTCTGTCACAGAGGAAGTTGTTTTAGACCGTCAGTTAATG GTAAATGTATCGATTTCATCGAGGGACAGCTACTGCATCGAGGTTGTGCTTCGGTGTTTAGCAACTGAGGGTGATGGACTTGGGCCACATAATGCAAATGACGGGGGTATTTTAAGTTCAGTTGCGGCAGCTGCTTTTAAAG GTGAGCTTACCCGGTTCCAGGCAGGTGTTACAATGGATATATCACGCCTAGACGCTTGGTATTCAAGCAAAGAAGGCTCGCTTGAAACACCTGCAACTTATATTCTCCGTGGTCTCTGTAGGAGATGCTGTCTCCCAGAGCTAGTTCTTCGATCTATGCAG
- the LOC103842307 gene encoding sm-like protein LSM1B, translating to MSWAGPEDIYLSTSLASYLDRKILVLLRDGRKLMGTLRSFDQFANAVLEGACERVIVGEQYCDIPLGLYVIRGENVVLIGDLDTEREELPPHMIRVSETEIKRAQKVEREASELRGTMRKRMEFLDFD from the exons ATGTCTTGGGCTGGTCCTGAAGATATATATCTTTCAACTTCACTCGCCAGCTACCTTGATA GAAAGATACTTGTGCTCCTTAGAGATGGTAGAAAGCTAATGGGAACGCTCCGTTCCTTTGATCAATTCG CCAATGCGGTTTTAGAAGGTGCGTGCGAGAGGGTAATAGTTGGTGAGCAATACTGCGACATTCCTTTAGGCCTCTATGTTATCCGTGGAGAGAATGTTGTTCTCATTGGTGACCTT GACACTGAGAGAGAGGAGCTTCCTCCACATATGATTCGCGTCTCAGAGACAGAGATTAAAAGG GCTCAAAAGGTGGAGAGGGAAGCGAGTGAACTAAGAGGAACAATGAGGAAGAGAATGGAGTTTCTTGACTTTGACTAA